In Gadus chalcogrammus isolate NIFS_2021 chromosome 23, NIFS_Gcha_1.0, whole genome shotgun sequence, a genomic segment contains:
- the LOC130377113 gene encoding elongin-C, translating to MDGEEKTYGGCEGPDAMYVKLISSDGHEFIVKREHALTSGTIKAMLSGPGQFAENETNEVNFREIPSHVLSKVCMYFTYKVRYTNSSTEIPEFPIAPEIALELLMAANFLDC from the exons ATGG ATGGCGAAGAGAAAACCTATGGCGGCTGCGAAGGCCCAGATGCCATGTATGTGAAGTTGATATCTTCTGATGGCCACGAATTTATTGTAAAAAGAGAACACGCATTGACATCCGGAACCATCAAAGCTATGTTGAGTGGACCAG GTCAATTTGCTGAGAATGAAACCAATGAAGTGAACTTCAGGGAGATCCCTTCCCATGTGCTGTCAAAGGTCTGCATGTATTTCACTTACAAGGTCCGCTACACCAACAGCTCCACGGAAATACCCGAGTTTCCCATCGCTCCAGAGATCGCACTGGAACTGCTCATGGCTGCAAACTTCTTGGATTGTTAG